The following are encoded together in the Ranitomeya imitator isolate aRanImi1 chromosome 4, aRanImi1.pri, whole genome shotgun sequence genome:
- the LOC138674261 gene encoding uncharacterized protein yields the protein MWTRSWLQKRSTLSHMGLIRELRDNNPQDFRNYLRMSEESFKIILSAVTPLIQRCDTPMRAAVPVEERLAVTLRFLATGRSLQDLQFSAAVSRPFLSVVIPETCEAIVQSLRHYMEFPKTADDWKRIASDFDELWQFPNCGGALDGKHVRITQPANSGSFFFNYKGYFSVILMALVNANYEFVDVDVGMNGRVSDGGVFEHTSFGESLRNNELLLPLNEDTKANLNFVFIADEAFPLHPHLLKPFAQRTLTPERRIFNYRLSRARRVVENAFGIMANRFRVFHTAINLKLPSIDFVVLACCVLHNFLRRHDTSSYSPPSFIDAVDARTGDIVPGEWRTQPDNFTALQALGSGRQADDARDCREKYCQYFNGSGAVPWQDRAV from the exons atgtggacccggagctggctgcagaaaagatccacattgtcacacatgggtctcataagagagttacgtgacaataaccctcaagatttccgaaactaccttcggatgtccgaggaatccttcaaaataatactgtctgctgttacgccactcatacaaaggtgtgatacgccgatgcgtgcagccgtgcccgtggaggaaaggttggcggtgacactgcgcttcctggcaacaggaaggtctcttcaggatttgcagttttccgcagctgtttccagacctttcctgagcgttgtgattccggagacatgcgaggccattgtgcagagcttaaggcattatatggag tttcccaagacggcggatgactggaagaggattgcttccgattttgatgagctgtggcagtttccaaactgcggtggtgcattagatggaaagcatgtgcgcatcacgcaaccagccaactctggatccttttttttcaactacaaaggatatttcagtgtgatcctcatggcccttgtcaatgcaaactatgagtttgtcgatgtggatgttggcatgaatggtcgagtctccgacggtggtgtttttgaacacacttcatttggggaaagcttgaggaacaatgaactgctgttgccactaaatgaagacacaaaagcaaacctaaattttgtcttcatcgctgacgaagctttccctcttcatccacatttgctgaagccatttgcacagagaacactcacaccggagcgcagaatctttaattaccggttgtcgagggcccgtcgtgtggttgaaaatgcctttgggattatggcaaatcggtttagagtgttccacacagctatcaacttgaagctgccgtctatagactttgtggttttggcatgctgtgtgctccataatttcctgagacgtcatgatacgagctcctattctcctccttcgtttattgatgcagtggacgcaagaaccggagatattgtgcccggggaatggcgtacacaacctgataattttacagctcttcaagctcttggatctggcagacaggcagacgatgcaagggactgtcgcgaaaaatactgtcagtactttaatggttctggagctgtaccctggcaggatcgcgccgtataa
- the LOC138674259 gene encoding uncharacterized protein, which yields MSNRVEFIRDFIEIYQSFPCLWKIKSPEYCNREKRREGYLKLIELYNCHAPEEAANEAVIKKKIQALRTVWRKELNKVLQTTRSGASTEDVYVPKLWYFEHLNFLRDQEVPRTSTCLRNLAPVERIVSENHAEQESQGQQDDSAQESTLDCSLDCTTTDLVEAAPARTQSRQGQRKRKATSDASHELLSLAKKVLTRNVSPALQGFGHYVVDKLAKMDDNQRILAERLIMEAVNRGTDGDLDKNTCLVSSRPIQRTEPSNYNGWSQCQTSMRHNAHVSHFGQPPPNNSYTPIPSHMASPIRHQSFQPEQSSYHNL from the exons atgtcaaatcgtgtggagttcatcagggatttcatcgaaatttatcagtcttttccctgcctctggaaaatcaaatctcctgagtattgtaacagggaaaagaggagggagggttacttaaagctcattgagctttacaattgtCATGCACCCGAAGAGGCAGCaaacgaagcagttattaaaaagaaaatccaggcgctccgcacggtgtggaggaaggagctgaacaaggttcttcagactacaaggtccggagcttccactgaagatgtttatgtgccaaaactttggtattttgaacatcttaattttctgagggaccaagaggtgccacggacttccacgtgtcttcgcaacttggcacctgtggaacgaattgtttcggagaaccacgccgagcaggagtcacaagggcaacaa gatgacagtgcgcaggagagtacactggactgttcactggactgcacaacaacagatttagtggaggctgcacctgccaggactcaatcgaggcaaggtcaaagaaaacggaaagccacctcagacgcctcacatgaactattgagccttgctaagaaggtgttgacaagaaatgttagccctgcgttgcaggggtttggacactatgtggttgacaaactggccaaaatggacgacaaccaaagaatactagcagagcgtctgattatgGAAGCAGTAAACAGGGGTACAGATGGggatttggacaagaacacttgtttggtctcttcccggccaatacagcggacagagccatcaaattacaatggttggtcacagtgtcagacatcgatgcgacacaatgctcacgtttcccacttcggccagccaccccctaataactcctacacgccaataccgtcacatatggcttcgcccatcaggcaccaaagttttcagccggaacaatcgtcgtatcataatttgtga